CACTCTATTATAAGAATTCCAATTCATTGTTTAATCAAATTGATTAGAATAatctattatattttcaattttcgcAAAAACTCAAGAAACAAGACAATAATACAGACAATCTTAAACCTTACAAGACcctttaaaaaattgtatcatTAACAACCTaagtaaaattcaaatataccaaataatttgttttttttttttaaataatctagACAAGTTGTATCacaagatgaaaagaaaagatacaTAAATGATCAAAACGTAATTTGTTTAATCAATGATCTAAATTCATCGATTCAATAAAGTAACTCCAATAAGTGTTTCTAGCTTGTAAAACTTATCTTAATGTCGAAAAAagatttaacatttttttccaaAGATATATAAAGTTGTGAGctttaatagaataaaatgtattttattaaaatagtaatgTATGCCTTGTTGATGTTTAATCCATTAAAACATATTCtagtatattaaaatattatttttaatgagttAAAATTGCTAGATCATAAAATCTAATATGTTTAAGTAactttaatgaattaatttttatttttaatcaattaaactaTTCTTCCTTACAAATCCAACAGTTCTAAGaacaatttaacatattaaaatattttttaatatgttaagaaaaaaaaaagggtacaAAATGTAAGtgaattagaaaaaacaaaGCTATAAAAACCTCACATATTAATTGCAGTGTAGGATGACATTTACGAGGTACAGAATGAAATACTGGGTAAATTGTTTatgataaaatgtaataaaaaccGATCCGGTTATCAAACCGGTGGAGATAATGCGTTGAAGGATCAGTGATCAAAGTGAGGATCAGGTATATACCAAAACATAAAtgcaaatattatataaaaatgtcacATATTTAAATTGTCGTGGGCTTGAGGAATCATCTCTTAAACCATTTCATCTTCGGACGTATCAATTGAGATGTCTAATAGGGAATTATTTTTTGCTCGACTTCAAGCTGTTACAAATGTCAATAGCCATTATTTTGATGCCATCGACTTCAGAAACAAGAATAGTAAACAATTTAATTGTCATCcgatacaaaaaaaattaacaaggttgaaaataatttcatatttccTATAAAACTGGTGAATACAAAAACCCTCTTCAGCAAGAAAATTGGTACAAAGAATGAGCACTTGCATGTAAgctacaaaatataaacagtGAGGGAGAAGCGTAATTAGTGTCCTAGAATCATCCACTTAAAACTACGTGAATAGAGTTACAACGTCTCTACGATAACCTCTTACAATCAAAATCCTTGGTACATTCTCCAGCAACAGATCCATGTACTCCATATAGAAGTATGCTGGGTGACTCagtggaggtggaggaagacTTACCAATACAACAGCAGCCATTCTTGAATATCTCAGAATTATTGAATTGAGCTTTAGCGTTGTGTAAAGAAACTTCTCCACCTGCTTCTCGTTCACAACCACAGGCTTACCATCTGCCATTAGAGGAGTACCTTCTTTCTGTGATCTCACCTTCATCTGGGTTAAGTAATCATCAATTCTCTGCTGAGCACTAGTAAATGCTTCTGACGACTCATCTTGTGGAGACCCACCACCCCCATCCACCTGTGCATCCCATTTCATTGTTATGACAAAAACTTCCGCTTGCATCCGAAGATCATAAAGGAATTTTTTCACATCAGCTTTCAGTCCCTCTGCATCTCCATCGTCTTCTGCGATACAAAAGACCTGAATCTTGCAATTCTCAAAGCTCGCCTTGGTAAGAAGGAGCTGAGAGAGAAGCAGCATGAGACCACCATCTCTTACAATCCAGTACAAATCAATCGTACCATACTGCCTCTGGTACTCGTTCGGCCATTCATCAAGACCCTTAACTATAACCACAGCTTTGTTTGCAACAATACAATCATTGATTATCCCAACGAAGGTGGCAGGGATTTCTGTCAAGTTTTCCCTTCGCCAGATTTCTGGGTAACGCATCACCACAATGTTTGGCTTGAGATTGCCCAGGCCCATTGTCTGAATAATGCCACGGAAGCCTTCAGACATGTTCGGGGCTACAACAATCTCAGCCACACCTTCACAATTTTTGTAATCAATGTAGGTGCTAAGTTGTTTACAAGCAGTTTTGGCATCTTCAGCACGTTCATGGTAATCACCATCTAGTATAGAGACAAATATGGACATTCCTCGACCTTTCTTCTTCATGCAGTTCGCAAAATCTGCAAGTTTGGGATGACAGGGAACGTTTTCTGGCAGTTTGCCCCAGGGTCGGCAAAATATTAGTGGAATTGGATACCAATTCTTTGGGTGCACTTGACTTGCTACAAAAATAAGTGGAAATAAGTTGCTAGGGAACCCTAAATATACAATAACAATAcattaacagaaaaaaaatatatgaacggTATAATGCTATAATAAAGCTCTTTCTATTcgtataaaaacatttatttgacCCTTTTAAGCAAAAACCgttcaacaatttttaattttatcatatgaATAATCAGATTCTTACTCTGAATGGTAATGATATTAAAAACTGCAGACGATAAATTAGATCATTAGACATACTCGCAATATAAGAGAAAGTAAAAGTCATCCAAGTTTTAACTTAGAAATGCTatgaatgaaatttataatcaagCAAACTGTGGCGAGTAAAGGCTTAATTTCCAAAACATTtatcaaaatgaatatttattgtAAAGAGACGAGCCAAATTATGTCAATAATTTATGTTCATCATTATCTTGCAATGTCtatgataaatattaatttttttcataaaaaatacttCTAAATGATTATCTTTCTTTCCTCTTCCCTTGGGGTTGACAAGGCATTTGATAAGAAAAGTTAATTGGACAAAGGGATGAATAATCAATTtgttacaataataaaaaggtCCTAATTATGATGAAGCTCAAATTCAAACGAAGTTTACTTCtataaaatagaatttattcACATCCTGTACATAAAAACCCCCACCAAAAGAATCAAGAGAAATCTAAACCCATGATAAATGCAGATTGTATCATTAATAATTCAGAGATAAGAAGCCAGAATGTTTTAAACTCTCAAACTGCAGATAATTCTAAAAAGTCTTTTCATGGGgagtaaaattgtttttcttaacaatgaaaatatcattatttccAAGCCTAATCATCAAATATTAAGAGCATTTCtatacaatataattaatatataaaaacaaacagAAACTTGGTATAAGTTGTTCCACAGTGTGAAACTCAGTCAAAATCCttttaattcaatttgaaaTCATTCAGACTGAAATTAAGGGGGATCAGGCTGCACTAGTAACTGGGAGAAAGGAGATGAAAAATCTAAgccaattaaaataataacttttccAAGATAACACGAatgagacatcatcaaaacgAACACCTTTTGGGGGTTAGGGAACTTTTGAAAGGAGAATAAACTAGTGGATCAACAAAATCTATGTCGAGTGCTTGACCATTCAATCATACATAGATGACAAATTCAACATTGTCATTCTTTTCTGTATTGTATCACCTACTTGAGGAAAGCATATAATTGAGTTTTGAATGATACATACCTCCAAGGGACCGAAGGCTACGAAGTGCTAGTTGGAAATAGGCACTTTTGAAACCATCACCCCAGTCCCCAGCTTTTCCTTTAATGCTCACGTACTTATATATGAGGCTTGCAAGGGCCAAAGATACCACAGTGAATGACCAAGAGATTAGGAACATGATCACTGCAAAGCGAAAAGTTAATGATCAAAATCAAGTTTCAAGATGAACACTTTTGAAGCAGCAATACTATAATAGTACGGACCTAATGAATAATAGCAAACTGTTTATAGATTCTCAATACTTCATTCCTCAGACTCACCCAAATGATAAATTTAGTATTTGAGAAAAAATTGGAGTATTTTAATCCATATCCATGTCTATTTGTTATGTTTACATAAAGAAATTTCAATCATCCTACATGTATACTTCACACACCAGATAGTAGAATAGACCAAATCTAAAACAGAGATTTGAATCAATTGGAAAAACAAAGGGAGACAACAAACCTATGCATAGTAATGCTCCCACAAGGGACATACTCCAATGGTGAAATTTCCACCGAGGACGCCAACTAGGGGCATCTAGTAGATCAAGAAGGAAGCAGGATAAGTTGACACCAGTGTAACATAGAAGGAAAAACATAGTTACAGTTGGAGTGATGAGATCCAGATTCCCAATAATGACACATCCTATACACAAGAAAGCAGTAAAAAGGGTAGCAACATGTGGTTCACCGCCATCTGCAGCTTTAAAGTAATTCAAAATAGGTAAAATATCATCATTGGCTATCGCTGCAAGCAGACGTGGGGCACCAGTCAGGCTCTGAAGAGCAGCACCCATAGTCGAAAGaataattccaattttaattaatgaaggAAAAGGCCAGGCAACTGTAGCTGTGAGTAGCCTGCACAAAAGCTCAAAATCAGACTTCAAACCAGTGAATAGAAATTCTAAATGACAAAGAGAGATATAATATTCCTAATATATCCATATctccataatttattttgaaacaaaatccTAATATTCCTGATTAATCCACACCCTCCtcccaaagaaaaaaagaaacagtgAATGTTCAACGTCGGATCAGGATCAGATACATATTAATGCGGGATAAAATACTTTGAAATACAAACAAAATGGTAAAAGGATGAAAAGGGGATTTATTTGGTGCAACATTTAGATAGAATAGGCATTTTGAGCTAATCCCTTtatcttgttttcattttcctttttctcttgttaTGTGGAAGCCTGATCTTGCTATTCATTTTTTCTCAGGTTCCTCAATAAATTCACTTTAAAAAGGAGAACTTGAATTGCATTACCATTTGCTGATCATTTACATCAGCCAGtacaaactatatatagacattGAAATGGATGCTAACCTATCTACTTTTTGCTACAAATCCGTACATAAGGTAAGTGGGAAATTATGGATGTAACtcctaattaaataaataagaaaataaactgTACATGACTGCACAAtacaacaattttttctttatatcaaGAAATACTAAACGAACCAAAATTACCTGTCAGTTAAAAGCTTCTCTCTGCTGGCAACAGAGCCAAACAGCaccaaagaaataaaatacaGACAAGTAGTTGCAAGAGTTGCTGCTAAAGTTCCAACAGGAATTGATCGCTGAGTATCTTTCAGAGAGGATGATCGGTTAGAACCCGCCATTATTCCCGTCACAGCAGGGAAAAAGAGGCCTACCAATGAActgggagaaaaagaaaatcagaatTGAAAAATATCAGAAATATAAAGTAGCAAATTTTTCGCATGATTGGTCCGTAAGGGACCTGCTGTAATTTTTGTGgttttaattatacaaaaaaaaagagaggctATTTTAAGGTGATGAAACTCTTTCCCCAACTCTTTCAACAAGGTTGCCAAACTTGGCCCTCTAGGAGAACTCACAGCCCTATTATGCAAATGGAACTCTTGAGAGTTTCCATGCTTCCAAAATATTGCTTAAAAAACATATCATTGTACAGTCTTGTCAATAGCAAATAGTGCAAAATCACAGAAAAGCTGAAATTCTGCTATATCATATAGTGTTGCGAGTAAACATTGAAGCCACATCtgaaataacatttatatattttataaaaaataaaaataaggtatACGCCAATAGAAGTAAGCTGTTTAAGCATGAACATGATATTAGCTCGGAGTCAGAATGGTGAAAAAAAGAATGCTCATAGTTAAAGAAGTCTCCCTGCACTTCATATATATCTAACTAATCCCACCCATCCAGATCTAAATCCTCTTATAATTTATCAGTCACAAAGGAAATCTATTATGCTGCCACAAGTCACTAATTTGATATTCCTGATTCTGTCACTGACACATTTCTCTACTTTCCATCCCCTTCATTACGGAGTAGACCTTAGTTAGTAGGCGGTCCATCACAGATCCTATAATTGTAATTAGGCAACTATAACAACATTCATGATAGGTCgacaataacaaatatttttaactgtCTAACACTCTTGTCAACTCAGCATAAAATCCAAGAATAACTCTTGGTCCTGGAAGTAACATGTTCAAATCCTACAAAACAGCTTCTCTTACGGGGTTTGAGGTTGTATACATCTAAGTTTTCCCAAACTCGAGTTAGGAACATTGTGCACTACGTTGATCAAGCAAAGGAATTcaaaaaacaagttaaaagatgaaataaacCACCTTTAAAAAACTTCGCTACcaaaattgaaatgttttaataaaaggtTAATGATATCATTTTCAAATCCAAAAGGTAGAACTTACACGAACTAAATGGAAGAACACAAATATCGTATGCAGCCATTACATATGCAGATTTAGTCTAACTAAACTCGTTATCATAGTCGCTCCAATTCACCATATAGAGCTTGGTCAATTGTTAAAAGCAGAAAAACATTGTTCACAAATTATTTACGGACAAAGTAAAACCCAAAGTCCGCGGATATTTGTTTAGGCTATTCATGTCATAGTGAAAGTTTAAATGGCAGCATAGAACGGTATGTGGTTAAATGAGAAAAGGCTGGGAAATCTTACTTGAAATCCCAGGTTACCGAGCCATCAGTTTGTGGAATTCCAGCATTATTAGTCTTTTGATAATCTGAACTCCAATTTTCTCTAAATGTCTGTGAATTCAGCCCAGTAATTCCCTCTGCATTAAATAAGGGggaaataaagttaattaaatcagtataaataaatatgaaatacaaaaaagatggaagaatgaaaggaGAGAAATCCTCAACATCACACCAAGGAGTAATAGCAATGGAAGCGAGAGCTGTTTCCCTAATAATTGTCTAGATATgattcttttttgtgtttttgctaACATTTCTCTTATCAATAATTTCAAACTGTAAATTATACcctttctctcttctctaaattttgtttatctGCTTCCGAAAAGCAAAAGGTAATTCTAAACaaacaacattattttcttcagaTTTGAACTTCCAAATACACTTTATAGGCTTTGATAGGGTCAAGTTTGGGAAGCTTTTGGTCCAAACCATATGAATTCAGATGATTTTTCTgtgaattttttatgttaaaccATCTTGATTAGGATGGGGTTGTCCAGGTCAGGTCACTGGGCAcacgaaaattaaataatcattccAAAAATCACACATAatcagaagagaaaaaccaTGACTTTAAACAAACACTATCAGGTCACCATTCTTTATCACAACACCCAAATCAAATCTTCAAGAAGTTGACTTGGTTTCAGTTCCTCAGGTTAACCAATAGTTAAGCACATCCCTACATTTGACATGAAAAGGCTGATGATTTGAGAGTAAATTAGAAACCTCAGGTTAACCAATAGTTAAGGACTGCAAAGACAACACAACATAAAGGGTTCAAATTACACATCCTCATTGACAGAAAATGTGCAGAACCATTCAAAGAAATAAGAGACTAAAACGCAGTAGTTTCTCCATCAATAAAAATAGTTCCTTTAAAATGGAAGTTCAAAGACTATTTGGTTTGGTAACACTTAAATTTAGAGAAATATTTCTTTAATGAAAAGCTCTTTCATAAATCTGGCCAACAAGAATAATttgtccaaaataaaataaccaaaGCACATGCGTAAACTGAGAACCTTGGGTTAGGTATGTTgtgattataaataatttaaaactttataattaGATTTCGTTGTGTACCTTACGAAATTAGACGgtcttattaatatatattgtaatcCGTACACTGTATTAACTATCTATGTGTATGcacaatttaataatttgtcaaaaataaaaaaactaaagcaCACACGTAAAGTGAGAACCTAGAGTTAGGTATGTTgtgattattaataatttaaaactttataattaGTATTTGTTCTGTGCACCTTTGGAAATTAAGACGGTcttattaatgtattttgtaaTCCGTAATTATCATTCGTTCTGTGTACCTTAGGAAATTAAGATGgtcttattaatatattttgtaatctaTACACTGTATTAACTATCTATGTGTATGCACAATCTAACTAAGTCTGCATTAGGCACTCCGGTATATTCACTAAAAATTAGTTTTCCCTTTTAGATTTAGATTTGGATTACATAAAATGTCTCCAGATCCATTAAACTGAAATTAGAAGTGTTTCAAGTTCCTATTCTGGAATATTTAGTTATGCCTATGAAATATCATCACTGCTCTTCATGTTCCTTTCATTTCACCCATTTGATAACAGCTTCTTATGTGTAAAGAGGCACATAGTCTTACCCTAACAAGAAATTAAATGACGCAAAAGGCCCAAAATTTATGTTTCACATTCCTGAAAATCAACCGAAGTGTCACTGAATTGAGAAGGTGTCTATACAAAAACAGTCTACATGTAAGCCAAGCCTAGGAGGAAGCTAAAATATGGCTTCCTTTAACAGGAAACTGATTGCaaaaagaaatggaaattgGGAAAAGGGGACAGAACAGAAAAACAAACCTGTGGGATGGTCCTTCCTTGCCACAAAAATTCCCAAAAATATGCAGATGACTGAAAATAAAACAGGTATGAGAAAAGCAGGTGCAACCCGATTTATCATCTTCACACCTCCAAATACAA
This DNA window, taken from Vigna radiata var. radiata cultivar VC1973A chromosome 5, Vradiata_ver6, whole genome shotgun sequence, encodes the following:
- the LOC106762089 gene encoding cation-chloride cotransporter 1 (The sequence of the model RefSeq protein was modified relative to this genomic sequence to represent the inferred CDS: added 163 bases not found in genome assembly) — protein: MDRENGDGDIEGGGGDDGFRSGRKYRPVLANDRAVLEMSSIDPGSTSSSTSAFTDIPSNLRKVKTSRSGSSDAKEGNASHQQQPNGSQQQESKLELFGFDSLVNILGLKSMTGEQVAQPSSPRDGEDISITAGLPKPAAPKLGTLMGVFIPCIQSILGIIYYIRFSWIVGMAGIGQTLLLVSLCGTCTFLTSISLSAIATNGAMKGGGPYYLIGRALGPEVGVSIGLCFFLGNAVAGALYVLGAVETFLKAVPAAGIFREAATHVNGTAVTQPIESPSSHDLQIYGIVVTILLCFIVFGGVKMINRVAPAFLIPVLFSVICIFLGIFVARKDHPTEGITGLNSQTFRENWSSDYQKTNNAGIPQTDGSVTWDFNSLVGLFFPAVTGIMAGSNRSSSLKDTQRSIPVGTLAATLATTCLYFISLVLFGSVASREKLLTDRLLTATVAWPFPSLIKIGIILSTMGAALQSLTGAPRLLAAIANDDILPILNYFKAADGGEPHVATLFTAFLCIGCVIIGNLDLITPTVTMFFLLCYTGVNLSCFLLDLLDAPSWRPRWKFHHWSMSLVGALLCIVIMFLISWSFTVVSLALASLIYKYVSIKGKAGDWGDGFKSAYFQLALRSLRSLGASQVHPKNWYPIPLIFCRPWGKLPENVPCHPKLADFANCMKKKGRGMSIFVSILDGDYHERAEDAKTACKQLSTYIDYKNCEGVAEIVVAPNMSEGFRGIIQTMGLGNLKPNIVVMRYPEIWRRENLTEIPATFVGIINDCIVANKAVVIVKGLDEWPNEYQRQYGTIDLYWIVRDGGLMLLLSQLLLTKASFENCKIQVFCIAEDDGDAEGLKADVKKFLYDLRMQAEVFVITMKWDAQVDGGGGSPQDESSEAFTSAQQRIDDYLTQMKVRSQKEGTPLMADGKPVVVNEKQVEKFLYTTLKLNSIILRYSRMAAVVLVSLPPPPLSHPAYFYMEYMDLLLENVPRILIVRGYRRDVVTLFT